The Equus przewalskii isolate Varuska chromosome 8, EquPr2, whole genome shotgun sequence genome has a window encoding:
- the LOC103545026 gene encoding lymphocyte antigen 6H-like, protein MKGIHLVLLAVLLCSQQALSLQCYNCTEEEDVSKCQTTISCDSTPSICYKGGRTLTKTSGQVVKLHSKGCGSSCDDVYDMMEQLVEKMVSEDRSKLELWAPDCCGKDLCNRVAQVGRSLWILAGGLLLSLGPALLWALL, encoded by the exons ATGAAAGGCATCCATCTGGTCCTGCTGGCCGTGCTGCTGTGCTCCCAGCAAG ccctgagcctgcaGTGCTACAACTGCACTGAAGAAGAGGACGTCAGCAAGTGCCAGACCACCATCTCATGTGACTCCACACCGAGCATCTGCTATAAGGGTGGCAGGACCTTGACCAAGACCAGTG GGCAGGTAGTCAAGTTACATTCTAAGGGTTGTGGCTCTTCCTGCGATGACGTTTATGACATGATGGAGCAGCTGGTGGAGAAGATGGTTTCAGAGGACAGGTCTAAGTTAGAACTGTGGGCTCCGGACTGCTGTGGAAAGGACCTCTGCAACAGGGTGGCCCAGGTGGGGCGCAGCCTCTGGATCCTGGCCGGGGGGCTCCTGCTCAGCCTGGGGCCTGCCCTCCTCTGGGCCCTGCTGTGA